The region GGTGCTTCCTTAATTCATTTTTATTTACCTCAGACTTCACCCTAAGATCAATATTTTTACCAGTATTTTCAGCTTGCTGAGCAGTTGTGCCTTCTGCATGCTGAACAAGTCTGTCACCAGCATTTTGAAGGCCTTTGCCTATTTTAGAATTGGCTATCGCCTGACCAGCTTTGGAATTAGCAGCCGTCCGCGCACTTAAGCTTGCACCTTGTTTTGCAGCGGCGACTGCATCAGCAAAGCCTGCGCTACCTTGAGCAGCACGAGAAATCGCACGAGCACCTGAAGCTCCTTTAATCACTGCCTTTCCAGCTTGAGCAACCTTTCCAGCACCGCCAGCGGCATTCAATGGATCTGCGACAAGCTCAAGAGCAAGCGCTCCCCCAAATCCTGCAGTGACTGCAACATGCGGATTACCCGTTACATTAAGAGCTAGTTTTTGAGTAGCGTTCCGAGTCTTTCCGCCCCACTTAGCAGACGCTCTATCTTTTATATCGCCAGCTATCTTAAAGTATTCAGCACCAGGGGCTAGATTTCTAAAGTCTTCTGGGTTTTTTATATGGCCTGAATAGGCTGCTGCAATACCAAAAAACTAAGACTTAAAAATCAAGCTTTATGAAAGGGAAAGTTTTTTTGAACCGCTCAACAACGTGAGGATATTGCTCAAGACGTTTGAGAGCGGTTTTTTTTGTAATAGGAATTGCATCTTCATCCAAATCTGGCCTTCTTCGAAATGCTATACCCCAAAATACTTCTGACTCTTTGTCCGTAAGACCATCATCTGGCAATATATTAGGAAACTTATCTCGCATAATTTGATATATATCACTGGATATTTTAACATCGCTAAGATCAAAAAAATAAGTTGGTAGATTTTGATGTCTTTCAATCATTAAGTATACCCATGTAATAAATTCATCAATTGTGATAGAACCTCGGCGTATTGCTAAAACTACATATGCAAATTCATTATCGTATACACAATTTTCATAACTCATTTCACTTTTACTCCATTTTTTATAATGCCAACACTTCCAGTATGTTCAGTATCAGCATGAGTTTTTTTCTCAATCAACTGCATCCTTCTTGCTTGTTGATCATGATGCCAAGTGAAACCGTCGATCTGAGCCTTTCCTGATTTAATATCTTTAAGTTGTTGCTCGCTAAATTTATAAGCAGGAATTCGACCAGCTTCAATATCAGCTCTTAATTGTCTTGTAGCTGCTCTCATATGAGATGCTCTATTTTTATTTTGAAAATCATTTAACTTAAGGATTGTTTCATATTTAATTCCAGCAGAAGTAGTATCAAACATCGGATTACCACGCATATCATACACGACATTAGATACGGGATTTCGTTGTCCGGCATATTTCATACCGGCTGAACCTTCAAGAGCTAGTGTTGTCGATTTGACGCTCCCCGCCCCATAAACAGCCTCTAAATCATGCCTCATCGCAAATGGGTCAAATGGTTTCTGAACCAATTCATCAGATAATGAAGCTCTAGATTCAACTGGTTTAACCTTGCGATCTGCAAGCTTCTTCTGAACGGATTGACCAACTTTATTCGTACCATTCTGAGCGACTCTTGGACTCGAATTGCTCTCTACATTTTTTACCCTAGGACTCATGTCTTTGGCAACAGATTTTTCACTGATACCAGCTGCGGCTTCTCTTACGCCAGAAACACCCTCGCGTGCAAGATTACCCATCTCTGCACCTCGAACAGCGGCGCCAACTTTACTCGTGCTTGAACCAACTCCCGCACCAGCATAAGCGAGTTCTCCGCCTCTGGTCATCGTTCCAGCGGTCTGAACCATGTTCTTTGTAAATACGGCTGCTTTCTCAATGCCATTTGCGATTGCAACGCCGCCTTGAACTGTGGCTCTACCAGCACTTGATAGGCCTCCTGTTCCAACTAAGACAACGATGTCCGGTAAAAAATCACCTGCAGCACGGCCATTGGCAATGGCTCTGTCACTGCCCATTCCGAGGAAGGCGCCTATAACTTCTCCTGTTGAGCGTCCTGTCCATTTCAAAGCACTCCAGCCAACACTTGCTGCGTCCTTTGCAACCTTCACGGCACCTGAACCCAAAGCAAGGTTGCGGTACTCAGCACTCTCTTCATAGTTTCCAAGCAGAACTGAGCCAAAATCGTTCATATAATCAAAACGATCTTGACGTTTGAGTCTTTCCCAGTCTTGGCGTGTGAGGCCGGCATTCGGATCGATCAGAACATCATTCGTCCGGGCGTGGATCTCTTGACTTGCTTGTGCGACGGCTTTTGCTTCCTTAACAAGCCACTCCAGGCTTTTACCAGCAGCATAACGCGCTGATGTTCCAAGAGAATCATCACCAGCTTCATAAGCAAGCTTTGCACCAGCTATTCGCTTTAACTCGAAGTCCTTACGGTAGTATCTTGAAGTAATCTAGATTTTATTTATAAGATGGCTCATAAGAACTAAACTTTTCGATCCATCCTTCTTCTGTGTATAACTCACCTGATAATCCATCACTAATATCTCTTAAGCTGACATAATTTTTTTCATCATCAGTGTATCGAATTAAATCATATTCTTCGTGCTGTTCGATCATCCAGAGTACATAATCAATTGTTGTATCCAATGTATCTAGAACAACCTCATTCATAGTCAAAAGAACCTCTGGATCTAACTTTGATAATTTTTCGTACAAAGATATTCCAGTTTTAGATTTAATTTTGCCTGCTTGAGTTTTCAAAAAATCTCTCATGACTTTATCACGTACAAAATGAATATAAATCTCACCAAACTGATCAAGAATCAATCCTTTATCCACAATTAACCACCTTTCTTTTTACTTACCATTCCAGGGTATATTTACTGGAGACCTAACTCCCTGCGATCTTAAATCTTGCAAAGATTTTGCTACAATTGAACGTGCTTTTTCTCTAGGAACACCAACCTCTACAAGAGATTCAACTGCTATTTTTGTATGTTCAGCTAAAGTATTTGGTCTTCCTGACATCGTTAGCTCTCTGAATTTTCTACGTTGTACTTACGTAATCGAGTTATGTTTTATGTCTAGGCTATCCATCATTTCCTCACTCATTGAAAACCCTTTTTTCGGATCATAGTTAACATGCCCCTCAAAAGCCTTTTTCGAATGAACGTGATGCCCTTTTACCTTACTGTAAGGCCCCATCATATCTAATTCTTCTTGAGATAATGGGCTTTTATTCACCTTAGGTTTTACCCGAAGATCTATCGGTTCTGCAAGAGCGTTTTTTCTAGTTGATGAACGGCAGCCTGTTCAGCTTTTACCAGGCCAACTTTTTGAAGACCTTCTGTGACTGACTCAAGAGCTGAACGACCATACTTTACAACTGCCGCCTCTTCAACAGCCCCTTTCAAGGCGCCTGTCTTCTGAATTATCTTCTGACCAGCTTTACTCTCAACAACTTTTTCAACAACGCTAACTGCGACTGTGTGAGCACTATTAAGCAGAGCTTTCGAGGGTTCAATTGTCTTACTTGAAACTGATGTCGTAACTTTCTGTAAGGCAGGATATTCAAGACGAGCGGCCTCAAAGGCTAAAACCGCACTCGGATATACTTTACCTGCAACTTTAAATGTAGCACCTCCAACAACCGTAATCACGCCTTCTAAAATCAAAACGTCTGCTGCAGCTTCTGGTCCACCCTCCTTGTAAGCCGTGCCAACCTCATAAGCTGTTAAAGCCAGACCCCCAAGTAACAATGCCCCCTTCACCCAATTGTTAGCTGTCGCATTTTGAGCTGTTTGAACTGACATATCCACATCTTGTCCTGTAAGTAAACTGACACCCGAGGAACTCAACTCGCTCAAATGCTGAACCATCTCAATTTTATGTGATAAAATTTGTTGATACTCAGCTCTATCGAATGGTCTACCTTCCCGATCTGCTTTAGATTGGGCTTCTTGTAAAGCTTCCTCGGCTATATTCTGTCCTAGAGCCTCTGCTGTCATCTCTGAAGCGACTGATCCTATTGCCCCTCCAATCACCCCTTTTTTACCCTCTAAAATATATCCTGCTGTCCCTCCCACAACTCCATGAGCTATTTTATGGGTAACATAATCAATATGCTTATCTTGTTTGGATCCAGCTTCTTCAGATAAAGAGGCTTCTTCAGGATTGCCATGGTACATCTCCCCAATCTCCTGTGCTGCAAGACCAGCGCCAAAGTCAACAAAGCCTCCGATCGCATTTCGCTGCACAGCATTTCCGAAGTCATCACCATAGATGACTGTTTCAGCAACTGTTTGCGCTCCTCTTTGAACAGCAACATTTTGCATGCGAGCGCCCACACTATCCGTGCTCGCTGGAATATCAAGCGCTCCTCCAACACCATGTGTAAGCCCTGCAGTTGCAACAGCAACAGCGAGACTGCGCATTTGCTCTTTGCTGGCAAGCTCAGCAAATACCTTGCCAAAATCCCCCTTATTGTTTACAAGACTCACAGAGGCTGTACTCACAAGACTCATAAAGGCAGCTTTTGACATTGCTCCCATGAGGCCTGCCATCGCTGTGCTCATTCCCGCACTGCTAGCCGCACCTGCAACACCAGCTGAAACCGCACTGCCTGCACCTGCTGTTGCAATCGCAACGGCAAGTGCAATAATTGCAGCGCCGCCTGGCGTTAAGCCACTTTGTTTGTGATTCCAATGTTTGTGAAACTCTTGTTGCAAATGAACTTGAACAACAGGATCTTTTGCGAGCTCCGCAAGCCAAGCTGTATCTGGATTTTGAGAGAGAGTAGAATTCTAGCGTTTTGATTCCATGAAGATAATCAGCTCTTCGCATTCAGCATCATACATTTTGGAGCGGGCTTTAAGAAGCTCAATGCCTTTGAGCATAGCTTCTTCTTGATCAGGCTTGTAAGTTTCTCTTAATCTTTTGAGCTCAATGGGACTAAAGAGAGTGATCATTGATCGTCGAACTGACTCAAGACTCTTTTCATCTCCAGCCTCATACATAAATTTTATAAATTCGCCAGGTGTTCTCATCTTTGGATAAATAGAATTTGCCGGCCGAAATTCAACACCTTTACATTTTTTCAATTTTGTAGCCAGAGAGGGGTGGATGATTTCGCGTTGTGTCCCATAGAGATATGCAAGCTGAAATGGATCTATGCCTTCTTTTTTAAAAACCAATCGCTTGATTTCAAACCAATCATGCTCTAGGGCTTCTTCATCTCTGTAGAACAAATCTGATTTGTCGCGATCAATACAATCAATCTTATTTAAAAGATTGATGGCATAATAATCATGATTTTCAAATTTCTGTATATTCTTATCAGAATTTCTAATAATAACCGAGAAAGCCTGAAACTCATCCGGACAATTTTCTTTTAAGACATTGACAACTCTTTGATGAACAATTAGAGGTATTAAATCGTTTCCTGCCAAAAAGTCATATTTTGTAAATTCATTTGGTTGTGCTTTAATTCCGAAAATAATGTCATATTTTTTTTCTTCAATCTTTTTTCTTAAACATAAATTGTCAAGATCAAAGCTTTTCGGAGGTTCAAATCCATAATAATCCAAACTATATTTACGTCCAGGCCCACCTCTCACAAAAATAAAGAGAGGATCATTCATTTCTATCAGGGTTTTGCTCATTTTTATTCCTTCATTTTATTATTTTTAATCCGAGAGTCTTTGCATCATCCACTCATCACGCAGATCTTGAGCTTCCGGTCTAAAGTGCTTATTAAGTGGGATCTTTCCTTCACGTAAGAGAGCTCTTTGAGGTGTGACAATTTGCTTTTGAATTTCTTGAATCGTTTTTTCATTCGACCATCCATGCAATATTTTTTGCTCTTTGATAGCATCCAATGATTTTTGAATTCCTCTTTCTACCTCTACAACATGACGACCTTGATGAAATGATCTGTTGGTATTTAGTAGAGAATCACCTTTAACTGTTGGTAAAAACATTTTGTTTGACCTCTGTTGAATATCATAACCAATTGACTTCAAAAATTTATCATTTTCCAAAGTCTGGGGAATAATATGATGAACTTGTGTTCCTTCAACAATTCGGCTACCATCCTTTGCACGACTGATTTTAGCTGTGCCAGTTGGCTTCACTCTCAGATCAATATTCTTACCAGTATTCTCAGCTTGATGCAAAGCTTCTTTACCGCCCCTACTTACACCCCAATCTTGAAGCTTTTTCCCCGCGCCTTTAACAAGGCTAGAATCTGTAACACGCGCTGTTATATTCTGAACCTTGCTGCTTGCAGCATCAACAAGTTCTCCGCCGGCTTTGACGGCAGCTTGGCCAATCTTACTCCGAAGCATTTTTGTCGCTTGATTCTTCACAAAGCCAGCTGCTGCTTTACGCA is a window of Alphaproteobacteria bacterium DNA encoding:
- a CDS encoding HNH endonuclease, encoding MNDFGSVLLGNYEESAEYRNLALGSGAVKVAKDAASVGWSALKWTGRSTGEVIGAFLGMGSDRAIANGRAAGDFLPDIVVLVGTGGLSSAGRATVQGGVAIANGIEKAAVFTKNMVQTAGTMTRGGELAYAGAGVGSSTSKVGAAVRGAEMGNLAREGVSGVREAAAGISEKSVAKDMSPRVKNVESNSSPRVAQNGTNKVGQSVQKKLADRKVKPVESRASLSDELVQKPFDPFAMRHDLEAVYGAGSVKSTTLALEGSAGMKYAGQRNPVSNVVYDMRGNPMFDTTSAGIKYETILKLNDFQNKNRASHMRAATRQLRADIEAGRIPAYKFSEQQLKDIKSGKAQIDGFTWHHDQQARRMQLIEKKTHADTEHTGSVGIIKNGVKVK
- a CDS encoding DUF637 domain-containing protein, which encodes MQQEFHKHWNHKQSGLTPGGAAIIALAVAIATAGAGSAVSAGVAGAASSAGMSTAMAGLMGAMSKAAFMSLVSTASVSLVNNKGDFGKVFAELASKEQMRSLAVAVATAGLTHGVGGALDIPASTDSVGARMQNVAVQRGAQTVAETVIYGDDFGNAVQRNAIGGFVDFGAGLAAQEIGEMYHGNPEEASLSEEAGSKQDKHIDYVTHKIAHGVVGGTAGYILEGKKGVIGGAIGSVASEMTAEALGQNIAEEALQEAQSKADREGRPFDRAEYQQILSHKIEMVQHLSELSSSGVSLLTGQDVDMSVQTAQNATANNWVKGALLLGGLALTAYEVGTAYKEGGPEAAADVLILEGVITVVGGATFKVAGKVYPSAVLAFEAARLEYPALQKVTTSVSSKTIEPSKALLNSAHTVAVSVVEKVVESKAGQKIIQKTGALKGAVEEAAVVKYGRSALESVTEGLQKVGLVKAEQAAVHQLEKTLLQNR